TCTGGGACTCCTGGGCCCAGGCTCAGATTCTCACTCCTAGCCACTTCAGGACTTCAGGCTTGGCTgaaactgagcctcagattcACATAAGGCGATCTCTTCACCTAACACCCTCCCCACAGGATCCAATCCCAAGGGGGATCTTTGTACCCACTTTAAGAGGTCAACACTGAAGTTAAAAAACAGCAAGACATCAAGGCACTGAAATGGGACAAGGGAGTAGCTCTGGGCAAAAACTAGTGAAAAGGAGGAGCTTGCCTGTTTGGGAggtattttattaatatctctTAGGCTAGGTGGTAGGTATGTGGGCACTCATTATATTATTCCCTGTGCATTGCAGAGAGTAGAAATATTTCAGAGTTAAAAATAACCTAAACCTACTCAACTGCCCCTCCTCACTCCCCACACCTCTCTGGGCCCAGCTTTGTCACTGGAGGAATGAAAACGCCACTCAGTCTGGCGCTTTGCCCGGGTGAACCAACTCTGATACTACCTGAACACATGGACTTGTACACGTCACGCCCATCCACCCATGCAGTGCCACCTGTGTACACAGCAACCCCCAAGGAGCTAGCGGGATTTGGTGGCCCGCTTCTAAAGAACGGAAAACTGAGGTTCCACAGTTTAGGTGACCTGAGGTGAAGCCAGATGACTCAAGGAGTACTTCCATGAGAAAGGCAGCCAGGTCTCTGtctgagcactgagctgagcagtTTGGGCACCAAGCCCATGCTCAGGGTCGAATTCCATGGGCCCATACACACACACGGCCCAGAGTGAGAAGAGGGCTCTTACCACCATCTCATGACCAGTTCcagttcacagaaaaggaaactcatGTGCCCAGCCTCCCCAGATCACAAGTGGCCCGAATGGGATTCAAACACAGAGCTATCTGACTCTGGAGTCCAAGCTCTTTCTACACTCCGCAGGGCCCTGGCCCCCACACACCTGATAGTGTCAAGCAGGATGTCGATGAAGAAAGTGTAGCTCTCGGCGGGAATGTTGCCTTTGGCCAGGAATACCTTATTGTAGCTGCCCTCCATCAGGTACTGTAGAGGACGGGTGGGGAAGAAGAGAGGGTGAGGAAGAGGCAGCAGAGAGGCATCCCCACTGAGGCCTCACTGTAATCCCAGTGCCTCCATAATCTACACTCTGCCAGACCACTCTGCCATAGTCACCATTCCCCATGCAGATGGGGTCCTCCTCTTCTAGGAAGCCCTCCCtggtatgtacacacacacacacacagacacacacaatcaTTTTATTTACTATCTGCTTCCTCATATGAATGTCAACCTCATAAGATCTGAGATttgatctgttttgttcactgtacAGTCAGAAAACCAACCAAAGTGCCTGCGTACATGGCTAGGGCTCGATATTTGTTAGACAAATAAGCAAATGAGTCCTCAGGCTGAGCCCTGCCTagtcttccaggaagccctcccgaGTGTCTCTCCCTGCACCCCTCCCTTTAGCCAGGCCCTCCCCCCGCCGCTTCCTCAGCCTCACTTGCTCGAGGGACACCGGATGCTTGATGTATACGTTGGTCTGGATGTCCTTGGCAGGCAGCCGCTCCAGCTCTGTGTGGAACTCAGCCACCCGGTTCTGGGACAGCAGGAAGAGGAGGTTGAGGCCCAGGAGCTGGTGCATGTAGGCTGACTCTGGGAGCTGCTCCCTATGGACCAGAGTGGGAATCCAAGGTAAGGAGGGCTTAGGTGCCAACCAGGCTCCCCACACCACAGGCTCCAGGGATCCACCCTGATGACTGCCCGATGCTCTCTCCTTGGAGGACCACTAGTTCCTGGATTTTCAGATataactgaggctcaaagagacaTAAAGAAGTCACAATCATATGGGCCCTAGAAAGTGACCTCTCCAGTAAAGTGACTAAGCCTCCGTTCCCCTAACTGTAAAACAGGTTTCATCACAGTACCCATCTCATAGAGGTGGGTTAAATGAATAAGGTTAACTGATTAAGTTATTTAATCCAGGTACAGTGATTAGAATGGTATCTGGCCCCAACAAATACCACAGAAGTGCTAATTATATTAATAAGCATTACCTTCACTTCTAGGGGGAAACAGAATTAGAGAGGTGAAGccacttgcccaagatcatataatcaggaaaggggaaaaatagCTTCAAATTCGGTTTTCCAAGCTTCTCCTGTCAAATTCTTACCCATCAGTCTCCATGGAAACCCCATTCGGTTATGAAACCATTCAGTTTCATATTCAACGTGCAGTCAGTGAGTCTCTGCTCTGGGCCAGGCTCCATACTAGGCTGTGCTGGGACCCAACAGTGACCAAGACCCTTCTGTTTCTAGAAGACTCACAGTCCAGTAAGAGAGACAAGGCCGGGACAGGAGacacacagacagaggagtcagggCTGATACCCCATTGGAGACCACAGGAAAGAGCTTGGTCTGAAACCTGAGTGCTACGGAGAGTCATGACAGGTTCTAAGCAGACAATCAACATGGTCAAATTTTAGCGTCACAAAGATCCTACCAGCTGCCATGGAGGGATGAATGGAAGAGAGCAAGGCTGGGATCAAGGCAGGTAAAACAGGACTGTGGCTACCTTGGGGAGTGGAAATTTAGAATGGGAAAGTGAAGAAGGAGACAGACCAGAGGGTAACTGAGACTGGACAGCATAATCCCAGACTCAGGCCCTCCAGGCCAACCACGAACCCTGAGGCTTCTGGGCACACAGCTATGCAGAGGGGGAATTCCCAGGTGAAGGAAGATGTCCCAAGTGGCTAGAGCAACAAGGATATAAAGCTGCCATGTAAACCACCCAccccctccaacacacacactacTGTGTGCCCAGCTGcatgcaactctttgtgatcccatggactgtagcccgccaggctcctctgtccatgggattttccaagcaagaatactggagtgagttgtcattcccttctccaggggatcttcccaacccagggatttgcccatctcctgtactggcaggcagattctttaccactgagccaccaaggaagctgctacacacacacaccccaaattaGGGGCCAGGTCCATCCTCACTTGTAATCGAAGTAGTAGCACTTGAGCTGGGCCATGTACCGCTCGAAGGAGGGGATGTCCTTGCGTAGGATACTCCATTGAGCCCCGATCTCCAGTATGTCACCTGTAGGCAACAGAGGAAGTTCTCAGGAGGTGACCAGAGTCCCGACCTTGACCACCACTGCTACCATTCTTGCCACAACCTAAGTCCATaaaccgcccccacccccatcaacTCCAGTGACACTCACGGGCCAGAATGAGCTGCTGCTTGGTCAATTTGGTCCCTGTGGTTGGCAGGAAGTTGAGCTCCAACAAAACCAGCTGaagaggagggcaggggaaggaaggaaagaagatgggACTTTAAGTATGAGTTATTTACTTTTATCTAGGCCTTCATTTTCCCACCTAGAAAATGGAGCTAGCCATCATCCCTGACTCATAAGGTTGTTATGAGTATTAAAGAAGTCAGTCAGATCAGGGCCTGGACACATGATGTGGGTTCATTTAGGATGACTTCATGTTACAAGTATTAATAGACCCACTGGAGAGACCCACTCCATGCCTGACCCAGTGgaatcaagagggaggggagacaCTAGCTTCTTCGGTTCTTTGGCAACACTTTCCCACACCTTGCTGGGTTGGGACCAGCTACCCACCTCAACCTACACCAAGGAGGAAAGGGGGCTAATCTCTTCCTATGGTCCAGCTCACACATCATCCCTTAACAGACACCACCCCACACACCTCAGTAACGTGGTCCAGCCCACTGTATTTGTACCCCTTCCACCCGGCCTGAAGCAACCCAAGCCCCATTAAGGTCCTCTGCTCTAAGAGTATTTTTCCCAGCTTCAATCCTGCCCTCACAACTTAGCTGGGCCCCTCTCTTCACAGATCTATCCCTAAGCCCCAGATTTTTAGGACCCCAGCTTAGCCTGGTCTTAACCACGAACCCCATCATCCCAGCCTCCTTCTTCCATCTCCCTGTCCAGTCCTCATTTCCCACTTGGTGGCGGCCAGAACCCTACATCACAAAAGCTGACAGCCCCATCCTACCACTCCAACCAGCTAGGCCTCCAAGCACCAAAATTTTAACCTCTCACTCGGTGTGCCAGAAACACCATCTCCATCACCCCCAACCGTGGGGCCGCATTTAGTCCGTTCGAGGTCCCTCTCACATCTACATGCCTCCAAACCGCATTTCGGCTCCTCTGAATCCTTCACCCTATTAGATGGCCCAGTCCGCCTTAGTCCCGTCGGCGCCGCGGTTTCCCCCTGAGCCCGAAGCTCGGTTGGGTCTGGACCCCTCGAAGCACCCCCGGCCGATCCTTACCTTGAGACGGCCCAGCTCTTCCCCGCACTTGCTAAGATTAGGGCTTTTCCGGTTCCACTCGCCCTTGAGCTGCTCGTACATGCCGGCCGCGGCCTGCAGGATCGCGCCCGAGGCCGCCGCAGACCCCGAGCTCGAGGTGCCGGCCACCCCGTTCACCGCCGTGGCCGCCATCTTCCGTGATGCGGCAAACCGACAGCCCGATTTACGGCAGCGACGCCTATCGACGCACCCCCGGCGGAAGTGGGGCCGGGAGGTGGAGCCCCAAATCGGGGGCGAGGCTACGATGGTTTGCCTCCGCCCTCCGGGCTTAGCCTTCAGTCGCTCTCAGGGAGGTGCCCTCGAAGCCCGGCCCTGAATGAACTTGTCAGCCGGAGCTCCGCCTCTACTGTCACTCAAAATGGTAACCGGAAGTCGCCCCATGCCCTAACTGAAAATGGCAGCGGTCGCAACGCCTCCGCAGTTCCCGTAGCCAATATGGCCGCACCGGCTTCACCCTGGGCTCTGTGTCTTGGAGATTTCACCTGCGCGGCACCTCTTTCTACACCAAGAGGTGGCGGTGGTGGAGCCACTTGATTAACTATTATTCTTCCCATGTTACAGACAGGCTTTGAGAGACTGGGTAAACTTCCAAGAGACTAACGGCTGAGATTTGACTCTAGATCTTTCTCACTAGTTTCTCAGTGCATCTTTCCACATTTTCTCCAAGCTTGTACGAATACGCATAAACTTTACAAAAATCATCCAGTATTAATGGCTTAAATTCCACCATATATGCAGGGAAttcccaattctttttttttttaatcctaccCCTGATTCCTCCATCACACCTGCCTATTTAACATCTACTTTTTCCCAATTCTCTTGTCTTCCATCATTTAAAATGTCATAAGAGGTAAGGATATTTATCAGTTCTCTTTACTGCTGTATTCCCAGCGCGAGGAAgacaatatttgttgaatgaatgaacgaatgtgTAAATAAATTGTGTCTTTCATCCACGCTCCGCTGGGCTCgtaccgcccccgcccccgcccccgcggTTCGCCCCGCCCAGCCTATTTGCCAAGGATCTAAGCTCCccgatctggagaaggcaatggcacccgactccggtactcttgccttgaaactcccatggactgaggagcctggtgggctgcaatccatggggtcgctaagagtcggacacgactgagcgacttcactttcacttttcattttcgtgcattggagaaggaaatggcaacccactccagagttcttgcctggagaatcccagggacgggggtgcctggtgggctgccatctctggggtcgcacagagtcggatacgactgaagcgacttagcagcagacttagcagcaagctccccaatcagggattgaacctgggacatCCAAGTGAAAGCACCCACTTCTAAATGCACAGGCTTGTCATTGCAATGATtgataccctggtggctcagacagtaaagcatctacccccaacgcaggagaccctggttcaatccctgcgtcccgaagatcccctggagaaggaaatggcaccccactccagtactcttacctagaaaattccatggatggaggagcctggtgggctacagtccatggggtcgcaaagagtcagacatgactgagcaacttcactttactttactCATTGCAATggtttctgttgttgcagagTGCAGGATCCAGgacactcgggcttcagtagttgcattgcgtggcctcagtagttgtgactcgaGAGCTCTAGGGTGCTGCcccagtagctgtggtacatgggcttagttcttctgtggcatgtggggtatTTCTGgatcccctgctttggcaggtgtcccctgcattgttaggtggattcttaaccacaagaccaccagggaagccccatgctgctttttaaatatttattcttggtaaatatcatactgttttttgtatatattttatatatgtatacatatatacttcaTGTTGAGGTAAAActgacataaaattaatcatcttaaagtgaacaattcagtgTCCCTTAATTATATCCACAATGTTGTGCAAATACCACCTCTAAAAAAAGAATACCTCTATCTAcctccaaaacattttcatcatcacagaaagaaacCCCATTCCCCTTAAGCTGTTGTTTTCCATTCCCTACTGTTTCCTCACCCCTGGTAATGATCAGTCTGCATTCTGTCTCTGTGTATTTGCCTATTCTCGGTATTTCATATAAACGGTATCTTAAAATACATGACCTTagatgtctggcttctttcacaaaAACCATTATGTTTTCGACCTTAATAGATGTTGCAGAATAcatcaatacttcattcctttttatggttgaataataaatactccattgtatggatatacattTGCTTAtcagttcatctgttgatgaacatttgggctgTTTTCAGCTTTTGACTTTGTGAATAGTGCTGATATGAACATGTATGTACATGTACTTGTTTGAGAacatattttcaattcttttgggttgTATATCCAGAAATGGATCTGCTGAATGACTCAGTAAGTCTAGGGTAATCATTTTGATGAACCCCAAACTCTTTTCCACAGCATCTAAGcgattttacatttccaccagcaatatatgagggttccaatttctcaaTATCCTTGCAATAGCTGTATCTgttgtcattttttaattattataaccaTCCTAATAGGTGTGAAgggatatctcactgtggttttgacttgacTTTCCTTGATAATTAATGATGTAGAATGTGCTTTTAAtgatcttttcattaaaaaattaatgatcttttcatgtgtttattggttattttacatatcttttttggaaaaatctctattcaagtcttttgccatttttaattgaattgcttATGGTTacagaagtttttcattttctatattgTAGTCTtgatcagatacatgatttacaaatattttctcctatggGTTGGGTTTTTTGGTCTTGATCGTATCCTTTGattcacaaaagttttaaattttgatgaggtTCAATTTATGTTGCTTGTACTTTTGGCATCATACTTATGAAACCATTGACATATCAAAGATTtccccctatttttttttttttatagttttaactttttttcccacCCTGCATTCCTTGTGGGATCTGTttcttgatcagggattgaacccaggctgatggcagtgaaagtgctgagtcttaaccactggatcaccagggaattcccagtagttttaattcttaaatttagaaatcttctgttttaaaatcattgctttttcattaagaaaaaaattgtttatctatttggctctaccgggtcttagttgcatcatgtaggatctagttccctgaccagggatcaaacctaggctcCCTTCATTAGGAGTGGGGAGtctaactactagaccaccagagagTCCCTTAAATTTAGAAATCTGGTCTGATTTTGGTTAATTTTTGTACCTGGCATAAGATAAGGGCCTACTTTTTCCCTTTGCATGTGGACATCCAGTTTTCCAAGTACCATTTGTTGTTAAGAGTGTCCTTTCTCCTTGGATGGGTCTTGGCACCTGATCAAATATCAGTTGACTATATGTGAGGGTTTATTTTGAGCTCTGTGTTCCATTACACTGGtctgtatgtctgtctttatgccagttagacactgttttgattactgtagctttgcaatTTTGAAACAGAAAGTATGAGTCCTAcaactttgttcttctgtttcaAGGTAGTGTTGGCTATTTGGAGTCCCTTGCAATTCCATATGAGTTTTAAGATGTTCAAAATTGccactgggattttgatagagattgcactgaatctgtataGCACTATGGGTCATGTTAT
The nucleotide sequence above comes from Bos indicus x Bos taurus breed Angus x Brahman F1 hybrid chromosome 18, Bos_hybrid_MaternalHap_v2.0, whole genome shotgun sequence. Encoded proteins:
- the PSMD8 gene encoding 26S proteasome non-ATPase regulatory subunit 8, producing MAATAVNGVAGTSSSGSAAASGAILQAAAGMYEQLKGEWNRKSPNLSKCGEELGRLKLVLLELNFLPTTGTKLTKQQLILARDILEIGAQWSILRKDIPSFERYMAQLKCYYFDYKEQLPESAYMHQLLGLNLLFLLSQNRVAEFHTELERLPAKDIQTNVYIKHPVSLEQYLMEGSYNKVFLAKGNIPAESYTFFIDILLDTIRDEIAGCIEKAYEKILFTEATRILFFNTPKKMTDYAKKRGWVLGLNNYYSFASQQQKPEDTTIPSTELAKQVIEYARQLEMIV